A genomic segment from Bradyrhizobium sp. CB1015 encodes:
- the radC gene encoding RadC family protein encodes MPAKTDHDKSKPEDAPHYLGHRERLRERFYSAGADALSDYELLEMALFAALPRRDTKPLAKTLIKTFGSFAEVVHAPVARLREVEGVGESAINQLKLIAAAAHRIAKGEVNSRNALSSWNEVIAYCRTSMAFADKEQFRLLFLDKRNQLIADEVQQTGTVDHTPVYPREVIKRALELSATALILVHNHPSGDPSPSQADIQMTKAIIDIAKPLGIAVHDHIIVGKNGHASLRGLRLI; translated from the coding sequence ATGCCCGCCAAGACTGACCACGACAAGAGCAAGCCCGAGGACGCGCCGCACTATCTCGGCCATCGCGAGCGGCTGCGCGAGCGCTTCTACAGCGCGGGCGCGGATGCACTGAGCGATTACGAATTGCTGGAGATGGCGCTGTTTGCCGCGCTGCCGCGGCGCGACACCAAGCCGCTCGCCAAGACGCTGATCAAGACCTTCGGCTCGTTCGCCGAGGTCGTGCATGCGCCGGTGGCGCGCTTGCGCGAGGTCGAGGGGGTCGGCGAGTCCGCGATCAACCAGCTCAAGCTGATCGCCGCGGCGGCGCATCGCATCGCCAAGGGCGAGGTCAACAGCCGCAACGCGCTGTCATCGTGGAACGAGGTGATCGCCTATTGCCGCACCAGCATGGCGTTTGCCGACAAGGAGCAATTCCGCCTGCTGTTCCTGGACAAGCGCAACCAGCTAATCGCCGACGAGGTGCAGCAGACCGGCACGGTCGACCACACTCCGGTCTATCCGCGCGAGGTGATCAAGCGCGCGCTGGAATTATCAGCGACCGCCTTGATCCTGGTGCATAATCACCCTAGCGGCGATCCCTCGCCCTCGCAGGCCGACATCCAGATGACCAAGGCGATCATCGACATCGCAAAACCGCTGGGGATCGCCGTGCACGATCACATCATCGTCGGCAAGAACGGGCACGCGAGCCTGCGCGGGCTGCGACTGATCTAG
- a CDS encoding protease inhibitor Inh/omp19 family protein, whose translation MIALRLLASAVAACLAAVGVAHAQDATSLKKQMPGQWELSTTERSKTCVVTLKGDAAGQGYKLELEPACKTALPFTKDIVAWSVKGLDIVRLQDATGEAVIDFTEVEAGIFEGLRQGEGVYILQDLAAARSMAKSMDQMIGDWSMVRGNGQPICGLTLTNTEAGPDNFQVFLKPKCDATIAQFNPTQWRLERGQIILMSKSGDAWQFEADDNAQWRRVPDTADPLIMLRQ comes from the coding sequence ATGATCGCTCTTCGCCTTCTCGCATCCGCCGTCGCAGCCTGCCTGGCCGCGGTCGGCGTCGCGCATGCGCAGGATGCGACGAGCCTGAAGAAGCAGATGCCCGGACAATGGGAGCTCTCGACCACCGAGCGCAGCAAGACCTGCGTCGTCACGCTCAAGGGTGACGCGGCGGGGCAGGGATACAAGCTGGAGCTGGAGCCTGCCTGCAAGACCGCGCTGCCTTTTACCAAGGACATCGTCGCCTGGAGCGTGAAGGGCCTCGACATCGTGCGCCTGCAGGATGCGACCGGCGAAGCCGTGATCGACTTCACCGAGGTCGAGGCCGGCATCTTCGAGGGCTTGCGCCAGGGCGAGGGCGTCTACATCCTGCAGGACCTCGCCGCCGCGCGCTCGATGGCCAAGTCGATGGACCAGATGATCGGGGACTGGTCGATGGTGCGCGGCAACGGCCAGCCGATCTGCGGACTGACGCTGACCAACACCGAAGCGGGCCCGGATAATTTCCAGGTCTTCCTCAAGCCGAAATGCGACGCCACGATCGCGCAGTTCAACCCGACGCAATGGCGGCTCGAGCGCGGCCAGATCATCCTGATGTCGAAATCAGGCGACGCCTGGCAGTTCGAGGCCGACGACAACGCGCAGTGGCGCCGCGTCCCCGACACCGCCGATCCCCTGATCATGCTGCGTCAGTAG
- a CDS encoding ABC transporter permease — protein MSAQAPVPANSSHAKRAMRFVLPVIVFAAGLLAWELVVRIREIPPYVLPAPSVIVLTLIKDWAVLSQSLATTLATTLEGFVAASIGGIALALLFNQSKWVEYSLFPYAIVLQVTPVIAIAPLLLIYLEQQTAVVVCAFIVAFFPVLSNTTLGLNSVDRNLAGLFQLYGASKPQTLRFLKLPAALPYILGGLRIAGGLSLIGAVVAEIAAGTAGAGSGLAYRIAESGYRLNIPRMFASLLLLSLAGIVIYGVLALVSHLVLRRWHESALGKEN, from the coding sequence ATGAGCGCGCAAGCTCCTGTGCCCGCAAATTCGTCCCATGCCAAACGCGCGATGCGCTTCGTGCTGCCCGTCATCGTCTTCGCAGCCGGCCTCCTTGCCTGGGAACTCGTGGTTCGCATCAGGGAGATCCCGCCTTACGTGCTGCCGGCGCCCTCGGTCATCGTGCTGACACTGATCAAGGACTGGGCGGTGCTGTCGCAATCGCTGGCGACCACGCTTGCAACCACGCTCGAAGGTTTTGTCGCCGCCAGCATCGGCGGCATCGCGCTGGCGCTGCTGTTCAACCAGTCGAAATGGGTGGAATATTCGCTGTTCCCCTACGCCATCGTGCTCCAGGTGACGCCTGTCATCGCGATCGCGCCGCTCTTGCTGATCTATCTGGAGCAGCAGACCGCGGTGGTCGTCTGCGCCTTCATCGTCGCATTCTTCCCCGTCTTGTCCAACACCACGCTCGGGCTGAACTCGGTGGACCGCAATTTGGCCGGCCTGTTCCAGCTCTATGGCGCATCGAAGCCGCAAACCCTGCGCTTCCTCAAGCTGCCGGCGGCGCTGCCCTATATCCTCGGCGGCCTGCGCATCGCCGGCGGCCTGTCGCTGATCGGCGCGGTCGTGGCCGAGATCGCGGCCGGAACGGCGGGCGCCGGCTCCGGGCTCGCCTACAGGATCGCCGAATCCGGCTATCGCTTGAACATACCCCGCATGTTCGCAAGCCTGCTTCTGTTGTCGCTGGCCGGGATTGTCATCTATGGGGTGCTGGCGCTAGTTTCCCACCTCGTTTTACGGCGCTGGCATGAGAGCGCGCTTGGAAAGGAAAACTGA
- a CDS encoding DMT family transporter, which yields MSTQAQQTTSRHTRLAFEIGLLLLLSLIWGGSFTLIKVALPTIPPFTMVAARVTIAAALLIMIALAQGHALPRQGPVWAAFVVQGLLQSALPFTLISWGEVHITSGLAGVLNATPPMFVLAIAMSTGRGRETVSRRKIIGVALGLAGVALTMGVDAPSGIGTAAPLAQAAVLAASFCYALAPIWGQRFAGLPAIVTAAGAMSCAAALMLPIAAVLDRPGTLAPTTQAITAVLGLAIVCTALAMVIYFRLIHTLGPLGTTSGSYLRAGFAVALGTTLLGESFTWSMLAGMMLIVIGVMAITAPMRKP from the coding sequence ATGAGCACGCAAGCGCAACAGACCACATCACGGCACACCCGCCTCGCGTTCGAGATCGGACTCCTGCTGCTTCTCTCCCTGATCTGGGGCGGCTCATTCACGCTCATCAAGGTCGCGCTTCCGACGATTCCGCCCTTCACGATGGTCGCCGCGCGGGTGACGATCGCGGCTGCTCTCTTGATCATGATCGCTCTCGCGCAGGGGCACGCCCTGCCGCGCCAAGGGCCGGTGTGGGCGGCTTTCGTCGTGCAAGGGCTGCTGCAAAGCGCGCTGCCCTTCACCCTGATCAGTTGGGGTGAGGTGCATATCACAAGCGGCCTCGCCGGCGTGCTCAATGCGACCCCGCCGATGTTCGTGCTTGCGATCGCGATGTCGACCGGACGTGGACGAGAGACGGTCAGCCGCCGCAAGATCATCGGTGTTGCGCTGGGCCTCGCCGGCGTCGCCCTGACCATGGGGGTTGACGCGCCTTCGGGGATCGGCACCGCCGCGCCGCTGGCGCAGGCCGCCGTCCTGGCTGCGAGCTTCTGCTATGCGCTCGCACCGATCTGGGGGCAGCGGTTCGCGGGCCTTCCCGCGATCGTCACGGCAGCCGGGGCGATGAGCTGCGCCGCGGCGTTGATGCTGCCCATCGCCGCCGTCCTCGATCGGCCCGGGACGCTGGCGCCGACGACGCAGGCGATCACGGCGGTGCTCGGCCTTGCGATCGTCTGCACCGCGCTCGCCATGGTGATCTATTTCCGCCTGATCCATACACTTGGCCCGCTCGGCACGACCAGCGGCAGCTACCTGCGCGCAGGCTTCGCCGTGGCGCTTGGGACCACGCTCCTTGGCGAAAGCTTCACCTGGTCGATGCTGGCCGGCATGATGCTCATCGTCATCGGCGTAATGGCCATAACAGCTCCCATGCGGAAGCCCTGA
- a CDS encoding 2-hydroxyacid dehydrogenase, with protein MAAGSISSEKIDLLIYGPVRPILENGFSDHFVVHKAETRGDLERLTPAVRDKIRGVAVTYHTVRADKDSLSQLPKLEMVASFGVGYDHIDAKYAAEHNIVVTNTPDVLTEEVADVAMGLLISTLREFIKADRYVRSGLWQTQNYPLSVGSLRDRKVGIVGMGRIGQAIARRLEASLVPVVYHSRNPSKDVSYKHYPDLIEMAKAVDTLVVIVPGGASTNKMINAEVLKALGPRGVLVNVARGSVVDEPALIQALKSGTILAAGLDVFAAEPNVPDELKSMQNVVLLPHIGSASVVTRNAMDQLVVDNLKAWFAGKAPLTPVAETPVKGR; from the coding sequence ATGGCTGCCGGTTCGATTTCGTCCGAAAAGATCGACCTTCTGATCTATGGGCCGGTGCGGCCGATTCTCGAGAACGGCTTTTCCGATCATTTCGTCGTGCACAAGGCGGAGACGCGCGGCGATCTCGAGCGGCTGACCCCGGCAGTCCGCGACAAGATCCGCGGCGTCGCGGTGACCTACCACACCGTGCGCGCGGACAAGGACTCGCTATCGCAGCTGCCGAAGCTGGAGATGGTGGCGAGCTTCGGCGTCGGCTACGACCACATCGATGCCAAATATGCCGCCGAGCACAACATCGTCGTCACCAACACGCCCGACGTCTTGACCGAGGAGGTCGCCGACGTCGCGATGGGCCTTCTGATCTCGACCTTGCGCGAGTTCATCAAGGCCGACCGCTATGTCCGCTCCGGGCTCTGGCAGACCCAGAACTATCCGCTCAGCGTTGGCTCGCTGCGCGACCGCAAGGTCGGCATCGTCGGCATGGGCCGGATCGGCCAGGCCATCGCGCGCCGGCTCGAGGCCTCACTGGTGCCGGTGGTCTACCACTCCCGCAACCCCTCCAAGGACGTGTCCTACAAGCACTATCCCGACTTGATCGAGATGGCGAAGGCGGTCGACACGCTCGTTGTGATCGTGCCCGGCGGCGCCTCGACCAACAAGATGATCAATGCCGAGGTGCTCAAGGCGCTCGGCCCGCGCGGCGTGCTGGTCAACGTCGCGCGCGGCTCGGTGGTCGACGAGCCCGCGCTGATCCAGGCGTTGAAGTCAGGTACCATTCTCGCCGCCGGGCTCGACGTGTTCGCGGCCGAGCCGAACGTGCCCGACGAGCTCAAGTCCATGCAGAACGTCGTGCTGCTGCCGCATATCGGCTCGGCCTCGGTGGTGACGCGCAACGCCATGGACCAGCTCGTGGTCGACAATCTCAAGGCCTGGTTCGCCGGCAAGGCGCCGCTGACGCCGGTTGCGGAAACGCCGGTCAAGGGGCGCTGA
- a CDS encoding tetratricopeptide repeat protein encodes MKFVALAFSCLLLVAMPASANDTRTFNAMVALANRGDAEAQYHVGMMHNNGIGTPQDLSQAFEWFQKSAAANDPLGAYKLGCYYDGQGVGIVATDPDQALKYKLVSAKAGYARAQHDVALMYDRQGNSEEALKWWKMASDQGLPSALFSLSRAYSAGKGTPKDLSLSYAYFKLSKVAPAKNVNEMASMLSKPELEKAEKLVAEWKPQPTALTLKAFAGITAAEDHLKAAKNQAF; translated from the coding sequence ATGAAATTCGTTGCCCTGGCCTTTTCGTGCCTTCTGCTTGTCGCGATGCCCGCCAGCGCGAATGACACCCGCACCTTCAATGCGATGGTCGCGCTGGCCAATCGCGGCGATGCGGAGGCGCAATATCATGTCGGCATGATGCACAACAACGGCATCGGCACACCGCAGGATCTCAGCCAGGCATTCGAGTGGTTTCAGAAATCGGCTGCGGCCAATGATCCGCTCGGCGCCTATAAGCTCGGCTGTTATTATGACGGGCAGGGCGTGGGCATCGTCGCAACGGATCCGGATCAGGCATTGAAGTACAAGCTTGTTTCTGCCAAGGCCGGTTACGCGCGTGCTCAGCACGATGTCGCTCTCATGTATGACCGGCAAGGGAATTCGGAAGAAGCGCTGAAATGGTGGAAGATGGCGAGCGACCAGGGCCTCCCTAGCGCCCTCTTCAGCCTGTCCCGCGCATATTCTGCAGGAAAGGGAACGCCGAAGGATCTGTCCCTGTCATATGCCTATTTCAAGCTCTCGAAGGTGGCGCCGGCCAAGAATGTCAACGAGATGGCTTCCATGTTGTCCAAGCCGGAGCTGGAGAAGGCCGAGAAACTGGTTGCCGAATGGAAACCGCAACCGACCGCTCTGACGCTGAAGGCCTTCGCCGGCATCACAGCCGCAGAAGACCACTTGAAAGCCGCCAAGAACCAGGCGTTCTGA